The Anolis sagrei isolate rAnoSag1 chromosome 6, rAnoSag1.mat, whole genome shotgun sequence genome includes the window TGTAACAGGTTTAtgtagtttttaaaatacattttaatatattttatattaaatattgtatgttatcaattgtttaattggttttaattgtatataaaACAAATTGGTTTTaactgtatatattttaattgaatatatatatatatatatatatatatatatattctgactttttcattacttttaacttgtatcattttaaatatgttgttagcTATTTTAAGTCCCATTACTgggagaagatcaggatataaatgaataaaataattattaataaaataattattattataattataagtacttgatgatgattataagtttcttgtttgctgtgagtcACAGAGAGTGACTCATAAGCTCAATGAGATATTTAAACTCAAGTTAGCAGagctttgtattgtgttttgtaaaGGAAAGCAGAGTATTTGGAAATGAACAAATTAAGAATTGACCAGATGTTGTTTTCTATCACAAAACAGTTTGAGGAAGACATCTTGGATTGCTGCCTCTACATTTTGGACAAAAGCAAACTTGTggcaaaggagaggagagatcCTGTGAAGATCACCAGAGTCCTGTCAGCCTTGGTATGTCCATTAATAAATTCTTTTAATCAGATTGTAACCTTTTTCTTCAGAGAAAGTAAATAACTAGTCTTCTTTGCCTTAGCAACTCACGATTTTATTGTAAATTTTCTAACGAGTTATAGTCATTAGAGAACACCTATTAGCATACCTGGGAGGCATAGGCCCAGCTTGATCTAAGAAGCACTGAAGATATTTGTTAGAGAAGAAGATATTGACTTTATCACTATACAGTAAAGTCATGGATTTTTAAATTGTGACTAGTATGGGTTTGTTGCAGCATGgtaatatcaagagagatcctttctggagaaagaaaagtacatttatttccagctgggaccctggagtggagctgtgtccaaaagcaaccagagtgccCTATAAAGGCGTTGACTGCCTTTTATAcgcttcaaatgcaggcaaacaacgaaacatgcttctacatacattgacattaTTCTCTACATCACTTTAGCATCACAGAAATaccaaattctatcttccaacacacaaaaggcatgtctctgtatttctttttaaagagcagcatacagcttacattcatcaatcaaggagcctactttgacttgtcaggagggagagggattggctccttactttttacttatctcTGTTGCTACTAGGACGGGCTTATCTCCCCCCTTCCTGGAATGTTTATCCCCCTCCTGCCcgtgccttggacacagatctccttcagcattctttctaatacagagagagaacctgatttttctatacatttcagtgcttataaagtacatacaatttatacataaataaatatctatttttccaatatctccccagcAGGTACAAGGTTGTTTTAAGAATGCTCTCTTCCAAGCTATCTTTAGTCTCAGATTGCCTTTTTCAATCCTTTTATGTGTCCACCTTCAAGTGGAATTAGGCTGATGAGAATGAGGAAAGGGGCCTCCTTGGTAGTGGCTTTCTTCTTGGGTGACAAATGCACATCTTAACTGCATGTCCAAGGGCAACTAAGCTCTCCTTGGGAAAAGCCTAAACACATGGCCAGGTGGAAAAGAAGTAAGACACGATTTTATTGGTTACAGCCGATGATTACAATTGGTCCATATACATGGGTCCCAGATCCAAGCAATGACCAATCTGTCAAACCTACAAAATGACAGGAAAGATTGATACCCGAGTGGTCCTGCCCACCACCAAGAAGTACAGAAGGGTCTGCCCCTGATCCTCACAGCACCTCTATTTTGCCCACATATCTCCCTCATCTATTTTCAAGTGCCCAGCGGGCATTATTAATCCATATACTAGAGCCAGAACCCATGCCAACTGCTTCCAGGTGTGACAAGTATTGTAGTACCTATAGCCTTGAAGATACAAATCTCTTCTCAAAGACTATACCTAAAACAATGAGGATACACAGCTCAAATAATCACTGCAATATGGGTTGAGTGGGTGGGATGTCTGTCCAAAGGTGAATGTTGTAACGAGGCTCCAGTAGCCACCTATACTGTATACTTGCTCACTCTgttcacacacacatgtacacagcCCACAAATGAATTCAAACCGAGATTCACTGCCCCAAAATTCCTGCCACTTCTTTTAGGACTGACACAGTGCACAGAGGCACCTGGGAGATGCCACATTCCATCTCTTTACCTTGCAATATAATTGTGTTGGGGCTTCAGTTGGTACTGTTGAATATACAGTGTGGTTTGGGTTTAATTTCAATATCACttgtccctccccctcccccccccaagattTTTTATGTGATTTTAgatatacaaaatatttttttttaagtcagatggttaaatccatggatatggagagccaactgtacCACAAAGACTTTTTTCTACCCAAGATTTTTATGTGATTTTAGATATAcaaaacaaactttaaaaaaatgttggatGGTTAAATCTATGGATACGGACATCCAACTGTACCACAGCAATAAAAATTATTGCTTACCACAGTCCCCAGTACATAAAAACCAAACACCTTAAGTCAAATGCAGTGGGTCCTCAATATCTACATGGGTTGGTTCCAAGACCCTCTATCAATCATCACATACTATGAACGCACAATTACATTGGTGTTTAGTGTTTAGAACTGTCACATTGGACTCACATGAGTGGCAGGGACAGGTTTATTTGATCAAAATTTTGTTAAAATGTAGCCAGAGAGAAGTGCTGCATATTTTTGCTCTCATCTATTGCTTAGGTTAACAAGGAGGATGATGAAGGAGTGCTTGAAGGAAAATGGGAGCTGGAGAAACCATGTGGTGGTCATACGTGCCCTTGGACTTGGGAAGGAAGTGTTCAAATTCTGAATGACTATTACAAAACGAAGAAATCAGTGAAGTATGGCCAGTGCTGGGTTTTCTCCGGTGTACTTACCACAAGTAAGACTCAAATACAATGCTCTTTATCTACTAAGACTAACTTATGTCAACAGTATCTTCTTATTCGGAAGTTGTGTAGCTTGAAATATCAGATGCTTGGGAAGACTGTTATCCCTTCATTTCTGTTAATATGTCAGCCAGTGTCAGGAGCAAGATGGACTGGATGGAGCTTATCTTTTAGGGTTATGGCTTAGGTTAGCTATAAAAGCTGCTCCTGTGTTTATTTTCTTATGACCCTAAGgaattttcttggaaagattgtTCACAGTGAGTTTGgtttgccttcctccaaggctgagagagtgtaacctgcccaaggtcacccagtgagttttcagGGCAGGGATTTCAACTTTAGTCTCCAGAGTCTAAAGCTGTAATCACTATACTATGCTGGCTCTTTAAGCAGAGCAGATCCATACTTGTCTAACTAGAATAGATCCCATACCCTTTTGTATACATCTCATTTATGGATCTCATTGAAGGATAAACAAACCAACGATATCTTGCTGATATTTTCTCTGTATTCTAGTCTTGCGATGCCTGGGAATTGCAACCAGAAGTGTGACAGCATACAGTGCTGGTGTCGATAAagatggaaatttaaaaatagatCATCATGCTGGGGAGAAAATTTGGTAAGTAAAGTTTGGAAGACCCTTGGCAGGTGTGTTTGTGGGGTTCCAGGTGGCAACATATTGGGCATGGAATACTCCGAGTTGAGAAAAGTcactttttcattatttttcccaGAATCCCTAACTCATGCTAGTCAAGGGATCCTAGGAGATGCAGTCCAAACAAACAATGCCATTTCCCAAGCTGTATTCAAGAGAAGTCATCCCTGTGCCACACTTCATGAATTTTGACTGTATCTTATTGCCATTTTGAGAACCTGGCAATACTAAAGAAGACAGTTTCACACAATATAGGAATGCAAGCGAGAAGCACTCAAGCCACACTCAAAATGCAACCACAGAACATTTAACCATCCAAAAGCAGCAAAAAAACAGATTTGAACACTCCACTAGAAACTGTAACCAAACTCTAGCAGGAGATAATTGATGACTTATTTCCAATTGAcaaaagaaatggttttctacCAACAGACCAAGAGAAGATGAATAACATCATATGATAATGCCCACCCAAAGATACAATGATCCAGCTGTAATTCTCAtatagagagccagcatggtgtagtgattagACATTGGAAACTAGAATCTAGAATTTGAATTCCCACTTAGCCATAGGTGACTTTGGGTAAGTTACTCTCTTTCAATTTCGAAGAAAGACAAATACAagcttcctctgaacaaatctttccaagaaaattcctggagacacacaacaacagtatATTTGCCTCATATGATAAAACCTCTCCAAATACTCTTTGGACTTCTCTCATTCCTTGTCTGTTACTCTGCAATTATATCACTTCCACTTACATGAGAGAATAGCTCAGTTGAAGAACCCATGCTTTTGCATGTAGAAGATTCTGAGGTTTGAATCTCATCATTGACAAGAAAGGTGGCAAGGTAGAGAAATACCACCCGAGTCTTTGAGAAACCAATCACTGACAAAAGTAGACAGCACTGGGCAAGATAATCCTATGGTGAGACCAAAGTAAGATATTAACATACCCAGTAGTTAACAGACTTCTCTATTGTCTTTCTGATTCACAAGCAGATTGTTCTGTACACAGAAATGCCAGTACTGTCAAATGCACATTAGCTGTTTTAGCAAATGATGCCACAGCTAAGTCAAATACTTATTAAACAAGTCTAGCACGTAAAATCACAGATAAGAACAATTTTTGTTTTCTATTCTGACTCCGAACTGACTATAGGACCTATCATGTATGGAATGATGTCTGGATTAAAAGACCTGATTTACCAGATGGCTATGATGGTTGGCAAGCAGTTGATGGCACAAATCAAATAACAAGTGATGGTAAGATTTGATcatgataaataatataaaataatgagcAAAGTAAAAGGTTAAAGACTTCTTAGGATTACAACTGGAGCGGTTCTATGCAGGCACTAAATCCAAGTCAGGAAGCGCATTAAAAGGAGCTGTTTCCACTCCGGAGAGCCTAGACAAACAGGAACTGCTTCCAGGCTGGGCCAGTAGCCACTAGGGCTCCACAAAAAAATAATCTGTGGGTCAGAAGTTGGAAGTGTTTCATTAAATCTATATTTATGATACGATTTTTGAAGCcagagccacccccccccccccccagaacacAAACGATTCAAAACACCAATTTCTGGTGTTATCAGAAGAAATTTGTGTTCGTGTGTCTCCATGAGACCACTTGTTTTTGAGTGCACACAAACTTTCCTGGGAGGTACAGTTAACATGCTCCATTACACGTACTCTTCAGCCTATCAGGGCTaagggagaggggaaaagaggagaCTTAGCCCCAGAGTTTCTCCATCGGAGCATCAGCCAACTGTGTGGCTTTGATATGTGCTCCGCATTTTCTCCTCCCAGTTTTGAGCCCTGCATGGAATATACTCTGGCTGCAGTGCATGCTTTTGGCTTATTCTGCACTTTGTGCTGAGTGTTTGTATTGCACTATTTTGGGTTTAATTTTTGCAGCATAAATTGGGAGAGTATACTTTGTGGACACTCCGCACttgagctgttttcaaactgcattatatggtctgtgTAGAACTGTCCCTGGCTAAATTAAAACAGGGACATTTCTTTTACAATATTCTTTCATCTGTACcatattaaatataaatttaaacAAGTTATGCAAGTTTTTTTTCTAATCTGTAGCTCTTTATGCTATTAGGTCTCATTGAATCAGGTAGGACATATGAGCCTAAATCACATTTATTCTCCATTTAAATCCATTCAATGGGTGTATTCTGGACTCAATGATGTACTCTTAGGGAAATTAAACCTGTTGGATAGAACTTCATAACATGACTATTGGAGCAGAGTGTAATATAACTTGACATGATGCGATACGCAAATGTGATGCAAATGTATATTGCAGTTTGGTTTGTAAATGGCTTATTTTATgatattcatatttattattgatgtatccGGTCTGTTGTTTCTACGATTTTAAgattttgtaagctgctttgggtcctgtgagggagaaaagaggggtataaataaatatttattattatactagcagttccctgccacgcgttgctgtggcccagtctggtgatctggaaaataaagcaacgagaaaatgttggtttctaatatatgtaatttctttctgcttgtgggtaaacagtatttcttgtttctttgtcagtgttgatgtagagattgtcttgtttgcctactttggaatatgcaacatatacttgtccttctttaggggtccctttcaaatctatgatactatatctgtcatatacatatatatgagtgtgtgtgtgtgaatcatatatatctatatctatgtctgaatggctctttgtcaggagggctttgattgttttcttgccctggtgaagggagttggactggatggcattaagGCAGCattactcaacctgggggtcgggacccggggggggggtgttagaagggtcaccaaagaccacaagaaaacacagtattttctgttgatcatgggggttctgtgtgggaagtttggcccaattctatcatcggtggagttcaaaatgctctttgattgtaggtgaattataaatctcagtaactacaactcccaaacgtcaaggtctattttccccaaaatctgtctgtgttcatgtttgggcatatgaagtatttgtgccaagtttggtctagatccttcattgtttgtgtttgcaatgctctctggaaatatatgaactgcaactccaaaactcaaggtcaatgctcaccaaacccttctagtgttttctattagtcatggaagtcctgtgtgccacgtttggttcaattccatcattggtggagttcagaatgctctttgattgtatgttaactataaaaCCCAGAACTAAAACTCCccgatgacaaaatcaattttttgagtgatagtcactccttgggttagtcggtgtcttgtggccaaatttggtggcaatttgttcagcggtttttgagttacgatgacactcaaaatgaacagagcatttatatatagacagATTATTATTACTCTAGTTGGGATTCAGAAACTGTACAAAACACAAGAGATTGTACATAACACATATATCCTGTAATAACAATAGCAAGGTAGcaatcagaattcttttaaacatgcactcaaaattggcacaaagcaacaaagttttaaaagaacTGTATGAAATGGTTTAAGGATTGAAATAGtttcaaaaatatacaaacaataaagaaatattataatatttcagAGGCTTATAGTCAAACATTGGGAAATAGGTTTTGCCCACAAAAACtggctttgaatgcatttttctatAGGTTGTGTAGTGCATATATACCCAGACACTCTTACACACAATGGACACTTTTTTCAGTGTCTGCTTTTTGCCCCAAAGTTCTGAAATTATAATAAACAGCATATGAAGGTTTGGAACTATTGCTTAATGATTTGCCCTGTATTTCTAAAGGCAGTGtaacgaatataggaatatggaacaattggatgatgagactggatcttgattttaactatttatttatttatttatttatcgtgtcaccagcaaccataccattttattacaattctaacagagcaaaacaaacacacagattaaaaagaaaaagaaaaaaaacacaccgaTTTTGCAAATttagtagttggttaaatgtcctttgaccagtatctggccacttggagtgcctctggtgttgccgcaagaaggtcctccattgtgcatgtggcagggctcagggtgcattgcagcaggtggtcagtggtttgttcttctccgcactcgcatgccgaggattccactttgtggccccatttcttgaagttggctctgcatctcgtggtgccagagcgcagtctgttcagcgccttctaagtcacccagtcttctgtgtgcccaggggggagtccctcatctggtatcacccatggattgaggtgctgggtttgggcctgccacttttggactctcgcttgctggggtgttcctgcgagtgtctctgtagatctaagaaaactatgtcttgatttaagtcgttgatgtgcgggctgatacccaaacaggggatgagctggagatgtctctgccttggtcctttcactattggctgccacttcccggcggatgtcaggtggtgcaataccggctaagcagtgtaatttctccagtggtatggggcacagacaccctgtgataatgcggcatgtctcattaagagccacatctactgttttagtgtggtgagatgtgttccacactgggcatgcatactcagcagcagagtagcatagcacaagggcagatgtcttcactgtgtctggttgtgatccccaggttgtgccagtcagctttcgcatgatgttgtttctagcacccactttttgcttgatgttcaggcagtgcttcttgtaggtcagagcacagtccaaagtgactcccaggtatttgggtgtattgcaatgctccagtgggattccttcccaggtaatcctcagagttcgggatgcttgtctgttcctaaggagaaaggcgcatgtctgtgttttagatggattagggatcagttggttttccctgtaataggcagtaagagcacctagagcttcggagagctctAACTATGAGAcgataatgagatgttatatgatgtttaattgattgtttatcaTGTtagtgctttaattgtttttaactgttttatgatgttttaagcattgaattttgctattgtgaaccgctctgagtcacccaagggctgagaagagcagtatacaaatatagtaagtaaataaataaataaataaaatgtctttaGCTGTAGTTCAGCTGCCATTCTTTCCTGAGTGGAAAGATGCAGTAGAGTCATAGGGTCACGGGTTCTTAATGCAAGAAGAAAAGCAAGTAACATTCTTCAATTTTTCTATAGGAATTTATTGTTGTGGCCCTGCATCACTAAAGGCGATCAAAAATGGTGAAGTCAATCTTGACTATGACACCAGGTTCCTGTTTGCTGCAGTGAATGTAGAAGAGGTCGATGAAAACTTGAAGTGCAAGAAAATCAGAACAAGAATAGTCACCAAATCTCTTTCTAGAGAGAAGTCTTTTGAAGACATCATAGATGATTACAAATTTCCAGAAGGTAACAAATACCTGAAGGTTATATTTCTCTCATAAAGTTGAACAGAAAGATAAAAGTTCAGCTAAAGAGATGTTTTCTCAGGCTAACCACCAAACATATAAATGTGTTTAGTAGTTGTTGGCATGTAGAGTAACTGACTTTCCTGTATTTCCCAGAAACTCCTGTAGtagaactattttttaaaatctttccaGCTCTCATAGTCATCTTCTATTTCTCCCATATATTTAATTAACAATCAAATTAACTCCCTATCTCCATTTACAGCACACACCCCACCACAGCTCTGGCCACCCTAGCTTCCACTTCCTCTTCCGGCTCAAAGCCTCATTTGTCCTGATTCCAGGAATGGAGCCACAACCGTTaatatggtatcaaactgctagaATGCTGCAGTGAGGACTCAGCCTTAGATTTCTATCTCAGGATACTTCTAAAACACTATTCTATTCTATCATTCTCACTGTGATGGCAAATTCTGCAAGAGATCTCTTGCTGGGAATTCTAAATGCCTTTTCCTAAACTtccccaaactacagatcccaggattccatatgttgttgccatggcagttaaagtggaatgatactgttgttgttgttgttattattattattattattattattattattattagcagtatttctataccgcttttctcatccctagggagcctcaaagcggtttacacataattgacaaaacttcaatgccatacattggacactgacgcgatgccaaactataacaaccacaataataaaaccacagttaaacatacatcataattagacagtacttaagtaatcaataaaacaataaataataaaaacagtcccGCCAGtcatattgtcattctagtccattttttacaaacatctactgtccgaaggcctgatcccaaagccatgattttaatttctttctaaaagccaggagggagggagcagatcttacctcatttgggagtgtgctccataggcgaggggccaccgccgagaaggccctgtctctcgtccccaccagacgcatttgtgcaattgacgggagtgagagcagggcctccctggatgatcttagattatgagatgggacgtaggggtggatgcgttcggacaagtaggctgggccagaaccgtatagagctttataggtcaaaaccaggtcagtgttgtaaatattttttttaatttgtatgaGAAGATTAAAACCGCTTAGATCTAAAGTATTGGTGGACACATATATATGCGTATATAGGTTAGAAATGAGAcacatgcaaaaaaaaacccctatatcGTGACAtgcctttaactgccatggctcaattctatggaatcattggagttgtagttttacaagaactTTAACCTCTGCCcgacagtgctggtgcctcaccaaggtaTAACCCCCAGAATTacatagaactgagccatggcaatcaaggtggtgtcaaactgcaaaatTTTCTACAGTGTAAGTACACCCTCAGTTGGGTTTATTCCCCAAATAGCATGCATAGAAATTCTatcccaaaatacaaaaaaatgaagGCTTCAGGCaaatatgtgtgttttgtttAGGGAGTAAATAATGGCAGTACCAAGAGGTTGTCTCCATAAAATGTTCCAAAAATAAGGTCCCAAAACACACTCTGCCTTACATCCCATGCCAACAGGGGGAAATGGGGCGTTGGGAAGCCCTTATCTCAAGTTGTTTAGAATTCCATGAATTAAAGCATTTATCTGTAATTGTCTCTGGAAATGAATTAGAAATCCATGCAACTACTTCAAAACTGCAATAATGTACATGCTCCATTTGTTTAGTCTTGTTTAATATATGTGTTGTTGTACTTTGCTCTGCTTGGAGAATGTgaccagtttttaaaaagtggctCCTTGTGCAACTAATGGCAATATTCCAAAAAAATACCTTATCAGTACCCAGTTTCTCCCATCTAGCACATCAATGCAGCACAATGATGCTACAGTGGCATTTACCTGCATATAGATATCTAAAAGCAATGCCAGATCTGAGCGCATCCACCAACTGCAAACCCTCAGcaataattaccatatatactcgagtataagacgacccgaatataagccgaggaacctaattttaccacaaaaaactgagaaaactgattgactcgagtataagccgagggtgggaaatgcagcagctactggtaaatagcaaaataaaaatagataccaattaaattacattaattgaggaatcagtaggttatatatattgaatatttacaaaaatggtaatttaagataagactgtccaactctgattaaattattttttaccttcttcaatgtaaat containing:
- the LOC132778601 gene encoding protein-glutamine gamma-glutamyltransferase K-like, with the protein product MLESGPWSEWSLHLIIVASPADAIIGKYFLEVETRPEACSSGKNFFYILFNPWCKADSTFLPGDAHKDEYVLNDCGTLYSKGKTEDVVPSTWQYGQFEEDILDCCLYILDKSKLVAKERRDPVKITRVLSALVNKEDDEGVLEGKWELEKPCGGHTCPWTWEGSVQILNDYYKTKKSVKYGQCWVFSGVLTTILRCLGIATRSVTAYSAGVDKDGNLKIDHHAGEKIWTYHVWNDVWIKRPDLPDGYDGWQAVDGTNQITSDGIYCCGPASLKAIKNGEVNLDYDTRFLFAAVNVEEVDENLKCKKIRTRIVTKSLSREKSFEDIIDDYKFPEGSEEGKKALALAAHLSAKFPPIQQNVWEGTKKG